One genomic region from uncultured Fusobacterium sp. encodes:
- a CDS encoding M20 family metallopeptidase, which translates to MDITNIKKLVEDEKQWLIDVRRDFHSHPELGQQEFRTMNKICEYLNEMGITYKKEVFKTGVIAEIEGKNKDYTIALRADIDALPIEDRKTCDYSSKNQGVCHACGHDAHTTIALGVARYFAKNKIVPPCNLRFFFQPAEETVGGAKPMIKEEALENVDCVFGLHVDEYLPTGEIGIKYGAMNASSDTLKINIYGKSCHGAYPSDGVDAILVASHVMIALQSIVSRNCDARDSAVVTIGTIKGGTQGNIIADKVQLVGTLRTLNPEVRAMALKRIEEIVTNIPKGFGGSGEFIREEGYTALINHDKEVDIIKENATKLLGADKIYEKKVANMGVEDFAYFIENTPGAFFTLGVKNQDKGIDSPAHNGLFDIDEDALAIGVEIQIMNIHSAYNKK; encoded by the coding sequence ATGGATATTACTAATATAAAAAAACTTGTTGAAGATGAAAAACAATGGCTTATTGATGTAAGAAGAGATTTTCACTCTCACCCTGAATTAGGACAACAAGAGTTTAGAACAATGAATAAAATATGTGAATATTTAAATGAGATGGGAATAACATATAAAAAAGAGGTTTTTAAAACTGGAGTAATTGCTGAGATAGAGGGAAAGAATAAAGACTATACAATAGCTCTAAGAGCTGATATTGATGCACTACCAATAGAAGATAGAAAAACATGTGATTATTCGTCAAAAAATCAGGGAGTTTGTCATGCCTGTGGACATGATGCACATACAACAATAGCCTTGGGAGTAGCAAGATATTTTGCTAAAAATAAAATTGTTCCACCATGTAATTTAAGATTTTTCTTTCAGCCAGCTGAAGAGACAGTTGGAGGAGCAAAACCTATGATAAAAGAGGAAGCTTTGGAAAATGTAGACTGTGTTTTTGGTTTACATGTAGATGAGTATCTTCCTACTGGAGAGATAGGAATAAAATATGGAGCTATGAATGCTTCTTCAGATACTTTAAAAATAAATATCTATGGGAAGTCTTGCCATGGAGCTTATCCTAGTGATGGAGTAGATGCTATTCTTGTAGCCTCTCATGTGATGATAGCTCTTCAATCAATTGTAAGTAGAAATTGTGATGCTAGAGATAGTGCAGTTGTAACTATTGGAACAATAAAGGGGGGAACTCAAGGGAATATTATAGCTGATAAAGTTCAATTAGTAGGAACTTTAAGAACTTTAAATCCAGAAGTTAGAGCTATGGCATTGAAAAGAATAGAGGAGATAGTAACTAATATTCCAAAGGGATTTGGTGGAAGTGGAGAGTTTATAAGAGAAGAGGGATATACTGCCTTAATAAACCATGATAAAGAAGTAGATATAATTAAAGAAAATGCAACTAAACTTTTAGGAGCAGATAAGATATATGAGAAAAAAGTTGCTAATATGGGAGTAGAGGATTTTGCATATTTTATAGAAAATACCCCAGGAGCTTTTTTTACCTTAGGAGTTAAAAATCAAGATAAAGGGATAGATAGTCCAGCTCACAATGGGCTTTTTGATATTGATGAAGATGCTCTAGCTATTGGTGTAGAGATACAAATAATGAATATCCATTCTGCTTATAATAAGAAATAA
- the lysA gene encoding diaminopimelate decarboxylase yields MKFFGTMINSGGVLEIGGIKVTELAEKYGTPLYIMDQQLIEENMLKYRENFKSDRFKTTVVYASKAFLSKAICKLVEKHDLHIDAVSGGELYTIKASGISMKRVHMHGNNKTDDELKMCLDYNIGSIILDNEEEIERVSNICKEKNQKIKVMLRINIGIDAHTHEYIQTSKHSSKFGESIFDERFPEIVAKIVSDKNLEFLGFHCHIGSQIFDTKAFHEGIEVMIKETKKISEKLNISIPEINLGGGFGVYYTEKDTAIDIEKFMKSMIEHIEKSLEKENMTIEKISIEPGRSIIGNAGSTLYRVGGTKETFGGIKYVFIDGGMTDNIRPALYQAEYEAVIANKLDEIEDEIVTVAGKCCESGDLIIKNRKLGKAEKGDLLLVGTTGAYGYSMSSNYNKAQRPAVVFVKNGKSAISIKRESLEDLVRNDIYTEL; encoded by the coding sequence ATGAAATTTTTTGGAACAATGATAAACAGTGGTGGAGTATTGGAGATAGGGGGAATAAAAGTAACAGAACTAGCAGAGAAATATGGTACACCATTGTATATAATGGATCAACAGTTAATAGAAGAAAATATGTTGAAGTATAGAGAAAACTTTAAAAGTGATAGATTTAAAACAACAGTTGTATATGCTTCAAAAGCTTTTTTATCAAAAGCTATATGTAAATTAGTAGAAAAACATGATTTACATATAGATGCAGTATCAGGTGGAGAATTATATACAATAAAAGCAAGTGGAATCTCTATGAAAAGAGTTCATATGCATGGAAATAATAAAACAGATGATGAGTTAAAAATGTGTTTGGACTATAATATAGGTAGTATAATTCTTGATAACGAAGAGGAGATAGAAAGAGTTTCTAATATTTGTAAAGAAAAAAATCAAAAGATAAAAGTTATGTTGAGAATAAACATAGGAATAGATGCTCATACACATGAGTATATTCAAACATCTAAACACTCTTCAAAATTTGGAGAATCAATATTTGATGAGAGATTTCCAGAGATTGTAGCAAAAATTGTTTCAGATAAAAATCTAGAATTTTTAGGTTTCCATTGTCACATAGGATCACAAATTTTTGATACAAAAGCTTTCCATGAGGGAATAGAAGTTATGATAAAAGAGACTAAAAAAATATCTGAAAAATTAAATATCTCTATTCCAGAGATCAATCTAGGTGGAGGATTTGGAGTTTACTATACAGAAAAAGATACAGCAATAGATATTGAAAAATTTATGAAATCTATGATAGAGCATATAGAAAAGAGTCTAGAAAAAGAAAATATGACAATAGAAAAAATATCTATTGAACCAGGAAGAAGTATAATAGGAAATGCAGGAAGTACTTTGTATAGAGTTGGAGGAACCAAAGAAACTTTTGGTGGGATTAAATATGTGTTTATAGATGGAGGAATGACAGATAATATAAGACCAGCACTTTATCAAGCAGAGTATGAGGCTGTAATAGCTAATAAGTTAGATGAAATTGAAGATGAAATAGTAACAGTAGCAGGAAAATGTTGTGAATCTGGAGATTTAATAATAAAAAATAGAAAACTAGGAAAAGCAGAAAAAGGAGATCTATTGTTAGTAGGAACAACAGGAGCATATGGATATTCAATGTCAAGTAACTACAATAAAGCACAGAGACCAGCAGTTGTATTTGTAAAAAATGGAAAGAGTGCTATCTCAATTAAAAGAGAAAGTTTAGAAGATTTAGTAAGAAATGATATTTATACAGAATTATAG
- a CDS encoding threonine/serine exporter family protein, with the protein MIIQIVASFIATTGFGILFGLEGKKLFFAGLSGGIGWFVYLLAIKFNLSEATAFLLASFAMTLYSELMARKEKAPAIVFLIGGFIPLVPGSGVYYTMYGIIKNDISFAVQKGIQTLIIGGAITVGILLGSTITQAYYKAIKQKKNLSLGGKK; encoded by the coding sequence ATGATTATTCAAATAGTTGCTTCATTTATAGCAACTACTGGATTTGGAATATTATTTGGTTTAGAAGGGAAAAAACTTTTTTTTGCTGGATTAAGTGGAGGAATCGGATGGTTTGTGTACCTATTAGCTATAAAATTTAATTTATCAGAAGCAACAGCTTTTTTACTTGCCTCCTTTGCAATGACTCTTTACTCAGAATTAATGGCAAGAAAAGAAAAAGCTCCAGCAATAGTTTTTTTAATAGGAGGATTTATTCCATTAGTACCAGGAAGTGGAGTTTATTATACAATGTATGGTATTATAAAAAATGATATATCTTTTGCTGTTCAAAAAGGAATACAAACTTTAATTATAGGTGGAGCAATAACAGTGGGAATACTTTTAGGTTCGACAATAACTCAAGCTTATTATAAAGCAATTAAGCAAAAGAAAAATTTATCTTTAGGAGGAAAAAAATGA
- a CDS encoding threonine/serine exporter ThrE family protein — translation MEDFREKTVNDESIIEIACGLGRLLLQNGAETYRVEETIKRTFAHYGINSNSFATLNTIITSMEYPNGSKYSKIERIENRTLNLEKVHELNSIARSLEKYSIKEIELKLKEIEQSNKLTFLKKLLGNVLVGGAFAILFKGGYCDSVVASISAIFLTVIDKFTAHLHLNSFFTNFIGGMVTTIVSIIFFKIGFISNFSISIISTLMLLVPGISFTNSIRDIVSGDFVSGLSRGIEAVSVGIALASGSGVVLSIFI, via the coding sequence ATGGAAGATTTTAGGGAAAAGACAGTAAATGATGAAAGTATAATAGAGATTGCATGTGGCTTAGGAAGATTGTTGCTTCAAAATGGGGCTGAAACTTATAGAGTTGAAGAAACAATAAAGAGAACATTTGCTCACTATGGAATAAACAGCAATAGTTTTGCTACTTTAAATACTATTATAACATCAATGGAATATCCTAATGGAAGTAAATATTCAAAAATAGAAAGAATAGAAAATAGAACTTTAAATTTAGAAAAAGTTCATGAATTAAATTCTATTGCTAGAAGTTTAGAAAAATACTCTATAAAAGAGATAGAATTAAAATTGAAAGAGATAGAACAAAGTAATAAACTTACATTTTTAAAAAAATTATTAGGGAATGTTCTTGTAGGAGGAGCCTTTGCTATATTATTTAAAGGAGGATACTGTGATAGTGTTGTAGCTAGTATATCAGCTATATTTTTAACTGTTATAGATAAATTTACAGCACATTTACACTTAAATTCTTTCTTTACAAATTTTATAGGTGGAATGGTAACAACAATAGTATCAATAATATTTTTTAAAATAGGATTTATCTCTAATTTTTCAATTTCGATTATCTCTACTTTAATGCTTTTAGTTCCGGGGATATCTTTTACTAATTCTATTAGAGATATTGTTTCAGGAGATTTTGTTTCTGGTTTATCAAGAGGAATAGAAGCAGTATCTGTAGGTATTGCTTTAGCTTCAGGTTCAGGAGTTGTACTTTCAATATTTATATAA
- a CDS encoding LD-carboxypeptidase, producing the protein MVGKRLRKGATIGMIAPASCTSLENLESAKKNLEDMGFKVVLGESTKSQWFSYAGTDELRAKDINDFFANPEIDAIICMRGGYGCNRLIELVDFEIIKNNPKVFIGYSDITTLHMAIQRKTGLITFHGPMAVSNFSGEYNLDTYENFVDVLMVEHENYELKNFSKELGVLSEGEATGEIVGGNLATLIATLGTEYDLEYEGKILFLEEVGEPTYKIDRMLNQLKKFKVFEKVSGIILGDFRNCPPDSDKDMPLLDVFEDYLSGINKPVVYNFESGHSEPMLTLPLGAKARLNTLEKRITILEKVID; encoded by the coding sequence ATGGTAGGAAAAAGATTGAGAAAAGGTGCAACAATTGGAATGATAGCCCCTGCAAGTTGTACTTCACTAGAAAATTTAGAGAGTGCAAAAAAGAATTTAGAAGATATGGGATTTAAAGTAGTTTTAGGAGAGAGTACAAAAAGTCAATGGTTTTCTTATGCAGGAACAGATGAATTAAGAGCAAAAGATATTAATGATTTTTTTGCAAATCCAGAAATAGATGCAATCATATGTATGAGAGGTGGATATGGTTGTAATAGATTAATAGAATTAGTTGATTTTGAAATTATAAAAAATAATCCTAAAGTTTTTATTGGATATAGTGATATTACAACATTACATATGGCAATTCAAAGAAAAACAGGATTGATAACTTTTCATGGACCAATGGCAGTAAGCAATTTTTCTGGTGAATATAATTTAGATACATATGAAAATTTTGTAGATGTTTTAATGGTTGAACATGAAAATTATGAATTAAAAAACTTTTCTAAAGAGTTAGGAGTATTGAGTGAAGGAGAAGCTACTGGAGAGATAGTTGGAGGAAACTTAGCAACTCTTATTGCCACTTTGGGAACAGAATATGATTTAGAATATGAAGGGAAAATACTATTTTTAGAAGAAGTTGGAGAGCCAACATATAAGATAGATAGAATGTTAAATCAATTGAAGAAATTTAAAGTTTTTGAAAAAGTTAGTGGGATAATTTTAGGAGACTTTAGAAACTGTCCACCAGATTCAGATAAAGATATGCCTCTATTAGATGTTTTTGAAGATTATCTTTCAGGAATAAATAAACCTGTAGTATATAATTTTGAATCTGGACATAGTGAGCCTATGCTTACTTTACCTTTAGGAGCAAAGGCAAGATTAAATACTTTAGAAAAAAGAATAACTATTCTTGAAAAGGTAATAGATTAA
- the dacB gene encoding D-alanyl-D-alanine carboxypeptidase/D-alanyl-D-alanine-endopeptidase: MIKKVLISTIAAAFILNGCSNISSIEERRQLKPVKEFVQADILEYGNFSFYAIDLKSGESIANYKGKVPLIPASVMKIVTSATAYEVLGEDFKLETKLLYQGKISNKGILNGDLFIQGGGDPTLGSNGIEKKQDEFLKEWILAVKKAGIKEVKGDIVVLDDMFGYEGISGKWLWEDMGTDYAPITNGISIFDNLYKIYLKSDNEKVIVEKIVPNIKGISFDNKVTVSEEGEKNIYVRGVPFDNNRILRGVMPKNKTVEIDSDIPDPAMFLGEYLKENLTKDGIKVSGKVVTSRISNKQLKNGEILAVTQSVPLSEILKVLLTRSDNHYAEHIFEILKLKDIDIIEFWKNKGINIDSLVMYDGSGLSCADRLSTKFLTEVLVYMDKTNKGFANLLPIAGKEGTVAKFLVETPLSGNAKIKSGSMSGVQSYAGYLDKDGKKIAFALVVNHWNGTRQQLRAEMEKLLNGMIK, translated from the coding sequence ATGATAAAAAAAGTTCTGATATCAACTATAGCAGCAGCATTTATTTTAAATGGATGTAGTAATATTTCATCAATAGAAGAAAGAAGACAACTAAAACCTGTAAAAGAGTTTGTACAAGCAGATATATTAGAGTATGGAAATTTTAGCTTTTATGCTATTGATTTAAAAAGTGGAGAAAGTATAGCTAACTATAAGGGAAAAGTTCCATTAATTCCAGCCTCTGTAATGAAAATAGTAACTTCAGCAACAGCTTATGAAGTTTTAGGAGAAGATTTTAAATTAGAAACAAAACTGTTATATCAAGGTAAAATATCAAATAAGGGGATATTAAATGGAGATCTTTTTATTCAAGGTGGAGGAGATCCAACTTTAGGTTCTAATGGAATAGAGAAAAAACAAGATGAGTTTTTAAAAGAATGGATTTTAGCAGTAAAAAAAGCTGGAATAAAAGAGGTAAAAGGTGATATAGTTGTTTTAGATGATATGTTTGGATATGAAGGAATATCAGGAAAATGGCTATGGGAAGATATGGGAACTGATTATGCACCTATTACAAATGGAATAAGTATTTTTGATAATCTATATAAAATATACCTAAAATCAGATAATGAAAAAGTTATAGTTGAAAAAATTGTACCTAATATAAAAGGTATAAGTTTTGATAATAAAGTAACAGTTTCAGAAGAAGGAGAAAAGAATATTTATGTAAGAGGTGTACCATTTGATAATAATAGAATATTGAGAGGGGTTATGCCTAAAAATAAAACTGTTGAAATAGATAGTGATATTCCAGATCCAGCAATGTTTTTAGGTGAATATTTAAAGGAAAACTTAACAAAAGATGGGATAAAAGTATCAGGGAAAGTGGTTACTTCAAGAATTAGTAATAAACAGCTAAAGAATGGAGAAATTTTAGCAGTTACACAATCAGTACCATTATCAGAGATATTAAAAGTTTTATTGACAAGAAGTGATAATCATTATGCAGAACATATTTTTGAAATACTGAAATTAAAAGATATAGATATTATTGAATTTTGGAAAAATAAAGGAATTAACATAGATTCTCTTGTAATGTATGATGGAAGTGGACTTTCTTGTGCAGATAGATTATCAACAAAATTTTTAACAGAAGTTTTAGTGTATATGGATAAAACAAATAAAGGATTTGCTAATCTTTTACCAATAGCAGGTAAAGAAGGAACTGTAGCTAAATTTTTAGTAGAAACTCCACTATCAGGAAATGCAAAAATAAAAAGTGGAAGTATGAGTGGAGTTCAATCTTATGCTGGATATTTAGATAAAGATGGGAAAAAAATAGCTTTTGCTCTTGTTGTGAATCATTGGAATGGAACACGTCAACAATTAAGAGCAGAGATGGAAAAACTTTTAAATGGAATGATTAAATAA
- a CDS encoding spore maturation protein, which translates to MTFTGIMNLISLYAIPVMILGIVLTGVIKKVKVYEVFCEGAKEGFTTAVRIIPFLVAMLVAIGIFRASGSIDWMVKILDPILSKIGMPGEVLPLAIMRPLSGGGANGILVDLMKTHGADSLIGRMASTMSGSTETTFYVLAVYFGAVSIRKTRHAVLSGLLADLAGLLTAVWISNIVFG; encoded by the coding sequence ATGACATTTACAGGAATAATGAATTTAATATCTTTATATGCAATACCAGTGATGATATTAGGGATAGTATTAACAGGAGTAATAAAAAAAGTAAAAGTTTATGAGGTGTTTTGTGAAGGAGCAAAGGAAGGATTCACAACAGCAGTAAGAATAATTCCATTTTTAGTTGCAATGTTAGTTGCAATAGGAATATTTAGAGCTTCAGGAAGCATAGATTGGATGGTAAAAATACTAGATCCAATATTATCAAAAATAGGAATGCCAGGAGAAGTATTACCATTAGCAATAATGAGACCATTATCAGGTGGAGGGGCAAATGGAATATTAGTTGATTTAATGAAAACACATGGTGCAGATTCATTAATAGGAAGAATGGCATCAACAATGAGTGGATCAACAGAAACAACATTCTATGTATTAGCAGTATATTTTGGAGCAGTAAGTATAAGAAAAACAAGACATGCAGTATTATCAGGATTATTAGCTGACTTAGCAGGATTATTAACAGCAGTATGGATTTCTAATATTGTTTTTGGATAA
- a CDS encoding nucleoside recognition domain-containing protein produces the protein MINFIWCGMIVIGIIVGTLTGNIEAVSTAAIEWAETAVELSLGLIGVMALWLGLMKIAEEAGIVRGMGLLMKPIMVRLFPEVPADHPAMGSIVANMAANFFGLGNAATPLGIKAMQELQDLNENKDEASNAMVMFLAINTSSITLISSSIIAYRSAAGAANPADVIGPTIIATAVSTTVAIIACKVLEKLPKYKREKVTTTKEETK, from the coding sequence ATGATAAATTTTATTTGGTGCGGGATGATAGTTATAGGGATAATAGTTGGAACTTTGACTGGAAATATAGAGGCAGTTTCAACAGCGGCTATTGAGTGGGCAGAAACAGCAGTAGAACTATCATTAGGATTAATTGGAGTAATGGCATTATGGTTAGGGTTAATGAAGATAGCTGAAGAAGCTGGAATAGTAAGAGGTATGGGACTATTAATGAAACCTATAATGGTAAGATTATTCCCTGAAGTACCAGCAGATCATCCAGCAATGGGAAGTATAGTTGCAAATATGGCAGCAAACTTCTTTGGACTAGGAAATGCAGCAACACCATTAGGAATAAAAGCTATGCAAGAGTTACAAGATTTAAATGAAAATAAAGATGAAGCCTCAAATGCAATGGTAATGTTTTTGGCAATTAATACATCTTCAATAACACTTATTTCATCAAGTATAATAGCGTATAGATCAGCAGCAGGAGCAGCTAATCCAGCAGATGTAATAGGACCAACAATAATAGCAACTGCAGTATCAACAACAGTGGCAATAATAGCATGTAAAGTATTAGAGAAACTTCCAAAATATAAGAGAGAAAAAGTTACAACAACAAAAGAGGAAACTAAATAG
- a CDS encoding HU family DNA-binding protein, protein MDKKSFINLYSKLSEKKMYKQEASKDVEVFLETVTELLEKGETVKFLNVGSFSVLERKPRVISNPATRERMEIYPKKTVKFIPSKKVQEKLK, encoded by the coding sequence ATGGACAAAAAAAGTTTTATAAATTTATATTCTAAATTATCAGAGAAAAAAATGTATAAACAAGAAGCAAGCAAAGATGTTGAAGTTTTTTTAGAAACTGTAACTGAATTATTAGAAAAAGGAGAAACAGTAAAATTTCTTAATGTTGGAAGTTTCTCAGTTTTAGAAAGAAAACCTAGAGTTATTAGCAATCCAGCAACAAGAGAAAGAATGGAAATATATCCAAAGAAAACAGTTAAATTTATACCTAGTAAAAAAGTTCAAGAAAAATTAAAATAA
- a CDS encoding HU family DNA-binding protein, protein MGEKEFLKYYMEKRGLNSTKEAKEKVDLFWETMFAALEEDQKVKIKGWGSFSIKEVRERDIVELRTKKLTKIPAGTKLKFKAGKELLAIINHEVVANEVEVDE, encoded by the coding sequence ATGGGAGAAAAAGAATTTTTAAAATATTATATGGAAAAAAGAGGTTTAAACTCAACTAAAGAAGCTAAAGAAAAAGTTGATTTATTTTGGGAAACAATGTTTGCTGCATTAGAAGAAGATCAAAAGGTTAAAATTAAAGGTTGGGGAAGCTTTTCTATAAAAGAAGTTAGAGAAAGAGATATTGTTGAATTAAGAACAAAAAAACTTACTAAGATCCCAGCAGGAACAAAATTAAAATTTAAAGCAGGTAAAGAACTTTTAGCAATTATTAATCATGAAGTTGTAGCTAATGAAGTAGAGGTAGATGAATAA
- a CDS encoding LysR family transcriptional regulator: MTPSLKMFLVVAEEMSISKAAARSFVTQQCVSDHIKRLEDEYGVVLFKRRPRLSLTQEGKVMLKVVKEIENLEEKLKLQLENIKENRIEKLVIGINATRINILLPKLLPIYHKLYPNVIISFVRHETRELEQMLLKGSIDMFVGVNTHTNPQFRTVALGTDKLHILLSAKMVEKYFSLDEETIRNMRKGLNFSQLKDIPFVGNFEGSTLNELVNYYTEKSGIELNNLYYTGDYDTQIALCTANLAAVACPTMILNKVLEYNKKVSKDEKIYIFPLNNQSEELKIELISNREVETTPHGEKFAELLKDEIEDNIDTLKEYLDSL; this comes from the coding sequence ATGACACCAAGTTTAAAAATGTTTCTGGTTGTAGCAGAAGAGATGAGTATAAGTAAAGCAGCAGCACGTTCTTTTGTTACTCAGCAATGTGTAAGTGATCATATAAAGCGTCTAGAAGATGAATATGGTGTTGTTCTCTTTAAAAGAAGACCTCGTTTATCTTTAACACAAGAGGGAAAAGTTATGTTAAAAGTTGTTAAAGAGATAGAGAATTTAGAGGAAAAGTTAAAACTACAACTTGAAAATATAAAGGAAAATAGGATAGAAAAACTTGTGATAGGAATAAATGCAACAAGAATAAATATTCTTTTACCAAAGTTACTTCCAATTTATCATAAATTATATCCAAATGTGATAATTTCTTTTGTTAGACATGAAACAAGAGAGTTAGAGCAGATGCTTTTAAAAGGAAGTATAGATATGTTTGTAGGAGTTAATACTCATACAAATCCTCAATTTAGAACAGTGGCATTGGGAACTGATAAACTTCATATTTTACTTTCAGCAAAAATGGTAGAAAAATATTTTTCATTAGATGAAGAAACTATAAGAAATATGAGAAAAGGATTGAATTTTTCACAGCTGAAAGATATTCCTTTTGTAGGAAATTTTGAGGGAAGTACTCTAAATGAACTTGTAAACTATTATACAGAAAAAAGTGGAATAGAATTAAATAATCTCTATTATACAGGTGATTATGACACTCAAATTGCTCTATGTACAGCAAATTTGGCAGCAGTAGCATGTCCAACAATGATATTAAATAAGGTTTTAGAATATAATAAAAAAGTATCGAAAGATGAAAAAATCTATATTTTCCCTTTAAATAATCAAAGTGAAGAGTTAAAAATTGAATTAATAAGCAATAGAGAGGTAGAAACTACACCTCATGGAGAGAAATTTGCAGAACTTTTAAAAGATGAGATAGAAGATAATATTGACACATTAAAAGAATATCTAGATTCTTTATAA
- a CDS encoding cation diffusion facilitator family transporter — protein MKNSSNEQIAMKVSAVSILWNVILSFFKLFAGIFAHSGAMISDAIHSASDVLSTFIVIIGVKIANRESDDSHPYGHERMECVAAIILAVILFITGLGIGYKGILIIMGGDYSHLTVPGLLALIAAVISILIKEGMFWYTRSAAKKIDSGALMADAWHHRSDALSSVGSFAGILGARMGYPILDPIASVIICGFILKAAFEIFMDSINKMTDAACDEEVIKEIKNIILNQKGVIKIDQLKTRLFGDKIYVDVEIQVNGDISLREAHDIAHNVHDSIEKYIPKVKHCMVHVNPEEDKKNGELN, from the coding sequence ATGAAAAATTCTTCAAATGAACAAATTGCTATGAAAGTTTCTGCTGTTTCTATTTTATGGAATGTTATCCTTTCATTTTTCAAACTTTTTGCTGGTATCTTTGCTCATTCTGGAGCTATGATATCAGATGCTATTCACTCAGCTTCTGATGTTTTAAGTACTTTTATTGTTATTATAGGTGTAAAAATTGCCAACAGAGAATCTGATGATTCACACCCTTATGGACATGAGAGAATGGAGTGTGTAGCTGCTATTATACTTGCTGTTATTCTATTCATTACAGGGCTTGGTATTGGTTATAAAGGGATTCTTATAATTATGGGTGGAGATTATAGCCACCTTACTGTGCCTGGACTTCTTGCACTAATTGCAGCTGTTATATCTATTCTTATTAAAGAGGGAATGTTTTGGTATACAAGATCTGCTGCTAAAAAAATTGATTCTGGGGCTTTAATGGCTGATGCTTGGCACCATCGTTCAGATGCTTTATCATCTGTAGGAAGTTTTGCTGGTATTCTTGGAGCTAGAATGGGATATCCTATACTTGACCCTATTGCTAGTGTTATTATTTGTGGATTTATCTTAAAAGCTGCCTTTGAAATTTTTATGGATTCTATCAATAAGATGACTGATGCTGCTTGTGATGAAGAAGTTATAAAGGAAATTAAAAATATAATTTTAAATCAAAAGGGAGTCATTAAAATAGATCAATTAAAAACAAGACTTTTTGGGGATAAAATATATGTAGATGTTGAAATTCAAGTAAATGGAGATATCTCTTTAAGAGAGGCTCATGATATTGCTCATAATGTCCATGATTCTATTGAAAAGTACATACCTAAAGTAAAACATTGTATGGTTCATGTAAATCCTGAAGAAGATAAAAAAAATGGGGAACTCAATTAA
- a CDS encoding HU family DNA-binding protein: MNKRGFGKLYQKNFDEKISVNEAIKEIECFLETISEAVIRDNKVKFMNRGTFEILDKKPRRIADPVTKEPKIIYPRKDVRFKLSENAKKSLWETR; this comes from the coding sequence ATGAATAAAAGAGGGTTTGGAAAATTATATCAAAAAAATTTTGATGAAAAGATCTCGGTAAATGAGGCCATAAAGGAGATAGAGTGTTTTTTAGAAACAATATCAGAGGCTGTAATAAGAGATAATAAGGTAAAGTTTATGAATAGAGGAACTTTTGAAATTTTAGATAAAAAACCTAGAAGAATAGCTGATCCAGTTACTAAAGAGCCAAAGATAATATATCCAAGAAAAGATGTAAGATTTAAATTATCTGAAAATGCCAAAAAAAGCTTATGGGAAACTCGTTAA
- a CDS encoding HU family DNA-binding protein, whose amino-acid sequence MKEIEFLKLYKEKRGLKNLNEAKKRMDIFWDTFFEALELEKELKFKDWGVFEVKDVAARKVVSPKGGLSYTQPKKKLKFKTGLKFRDEINGKRDIDE is encoded by the coding sequence ATGAAAGAGATAGAATTTTTAAAACTCTATAAAGAAAAAAGAGGACTAAAAAATTTAAATGAAGCTAAAAAGAGAATGGATATTTTTTGGGATACTTTTTTTGAAGCTTTGGAGTTAGAAAAAGAATTAAAGTTTAAGGATTGGGGAGTCTTTGAAGTAAAAGATGTAGCTGCAAGAAAGGTAGTATCTCCAAAAGGTGGACTTTCTTATACTCAACCTAAGAAGAAATTAAAATTTAAAACAGGGTTAAAATTTAGAGATGAAATAAATGGAAAGAGGGATATAGATGAATAA